The nucleotide sequence GCAGTCGCTTCTGATCGGCCTCGGACGTAATGACGTTGCCACGAAATACGTTTCGCTCCCGAGTCGTTACCAGCGTCGGTGCGATACCTGCCTGGACCAGCTCCATGCCTTTCACCAGCCGATCCACAGCCTGAGCGCCGAGTAATCCGTCGTCGTTGATCCCGGCTGAGAGAACGACGATTGCATCGGCGGTCGCAACTGGTGCATCGCGTCTCACCAGCGACCTTACCGGGCCTTCGATGACACTGGTGTATACGATGACCAGCAGCACAACGGACATTGCCGCAACCGGAATCCAGAGCAGTCTCTTCAGTCGCGTGATTGCGGCAATTGCGCCGAGAACTGCAAACGGCCCGATGCCGTCATATTCGGCTATTCGAAACACGTACGGAACTCCCATCGTAAGGAGAAGTAGCCAGGTTGCTATTCCCAGCATGGCGCCGTAAGCCGCATCCGCCATTCGTTCAGTGGCGACTGCATGCCTCGGCTCATACATTGAGTTCCGTGAATCGGACGGGTTGCGATCACTCACGATTGGGGATGTATCCATGTCCAGAATTATGCAGGCACGCGCGGATAACGTCACCCGCGAGCAGATGAAAGAACAGATCAAGGAGACGATCAGGATCGCTCAGGAAGCGGCCCGCGATGCACAGCAGGAAGGCGGCGTGCCGCGCCCTCCCGTCCCCCCGATCCCGCCTGTGGGCATACCCGGGATGCAGGCTCCGCAGAACTGGGACAACGTCATGCCGCCGCAGGTCGTGGACATATCCATCGCATTTTTCATTACTGTCGCGGTCATCATCGTCGGCTATCCGATCATGCGTGCGCTTGGGAAAAGAATCGAGGGAGGTGCCCCGGTTCATCAGACCGTTCCGGGCGATATCCGTAACCAGCTTCAGCAGATCACACAATCCGTCGATGCGATTGCGATCGAGGTGGAGCGTATCTCCGAGGGCCAGCGGTTCACCACGAAGATGCTCGCGGATCGGTCGAAAGACTCGATGCTGACGCAGATCGGCAGTTCAGCGGCGCCTTAACACCGGCGATAAAGTCGCGGCGCTCCACGCGAGGAGAGCGGGAAACAGTATCGTCAGCCCATAGAGCGCCGCGGGCGGCACACTCATCACTCCACTCACCTGCGATGCGACAGAACTGACAGAGCCGCGCGTGGCGTGAAGGATCAGCAGCGATCCCCATCCGAATGCGGCGCAGGCCGCAGCAAATCTCCCGCGAGTGGCGACCGGAGAACCAAACATGCCCCACAGCGCGGCGACGACTGGAACAGCCCACCATCCGGCGCCGAAAGTCATTACAGCGAACGCTTCGGACAGCAGCAGGAATTTCACGAACACGCGCATCTTACCTGGGAACGAGCGTAAGGCGCGATGCGACTCGCGCTCTGTCAATGTCAGCAGCGGTTTTCGGAAACAGCACGCGATCGAGCTGGCCGGTGCTCCATTTCGTTAGGCGGTCGACATAGCGGGGGCTCGAGGGGGCGCCGGACTGTCCACCGGGATAGGTCGACCACGCGCGAACCTCAGGTCCGAGCTCGACCACCATTCGCCAGCTCGCGCCCTGAGTACCATCTCCGCCCGACGGACTCAGCGTTGACGGACCGCCCTGCACGGGAATACCCAGCTTCGAGAACGCAGGAATCTGCAACAGGTGATTGATGTTCGCCGTTCTGATCTTTGACCAGAGCCAGCCGTCCGAGTCAGAGGTTCCATGTGAGCGGGTCACAGTCACAAGGGCGGCGCCGAGGCTTGCGGTGAGTACTGCGTCGCGATCCTCCACTGCTGGGGTGCGCCGGTCGTCCCACCATACACTTCGCGGACTTTGCAGAAGTACCGCGAGAATCTGTGACTCGGGCAAGCTGCGCTTTCGGGCTGATTCTCCGGCGGTGGTATCTCCGATTAGCTCGTCCCACGTACGCCTGGAAAGTTCATCCATCGCGGCCTCGAACAACACCGCGCGGCGGTTGGTTTTCTCGTAACGTCGGTTCCACTCCGCAAGGAGTGATGCGGCTTCGCGTATTTGTGCATTGCCGCGGCCTCCGCGGTCAGCGCGCGCGGCGGCGGCGGCGAGAAACGCGGGTACAAACACATCCGCGCGCGCGCTGCCGGGGTCGGTCTGGTAGCGGCGCATCTTGTCGGGAGTGAGCGAGGAGTCTTCCTGGAGGAGCTGAGTGATGCGCATCGCGCGCCACGGCGAGTACCAGTTGGAACCCATGTAATGCTGGTTCAGCAAAGGGTCGACGGGTTGCTGATTTGCGGATGCCAGGTAACCCTGAGCGGGGTTGATCGAGTACGGATACGCCGAAAGTGGGATCGATCCGGTCCAGTCGTTCGCCGATGACGACCCGCTCCGGATTACATCGCCGCGCCCATCACCCGGCCGCGCAGGATACCTGCCCGACGACCGTATGGCGATGGATCCGGATCTGTCGGCCACCAGCCCGTTTTGAGTCGGCGCAACGTAGTCCTCCATGGCGGTGAGCCATTCCTGCGCGTTACGGGCATGACCGAGCCGCATGAACACGTCAGTTTCGCGCGAGTTGTCGTATGCAGTCCATCGCATGGATAACCATTCGCCAAGCCTCCGTGTCATCGGCCCGCGGTGGGTGAAATACAGAGTATCTATCCTGAGAACTGCTCCGTCGGTGCCGCGGTACGATTCAAGCCGGCGCTCGATATCCCGCCATTTGCCGTCCACCATGTACCGGGACGGGTGCGTCGTATCGTCGACCGTTTCAGCGTAGTAATCGTCGACGTCCGAACCCGTATTAGTGAACGTCCACGCGACATCGCGGTTGAAGCCGATTACCACTCCTGGAACACCTGGGAAGCCAGCCCCTGCAACGTCGAGTTTTCCCGGTACCGAGATGTGCATTTCGTACCAGACTGACGGCAGCGAAAGGTCGAGATGAGGATCCCCGGCAAGGAGGGCGTGTCCGCTGGCAGTGCGGCGCGGCGACACCGCCCAGCTATTGCTTCCAATTGCGTCGCCGGACTCGCTGCGATGGCGAACACCGAGTTCCTGGGCGAGCGTTTCCCTGGCGTTCAGTACTACCCGGGCCGCCGGGTTTCCCTTTCCAGGCTGCGGGATGGGAGAAGTATCGAACCGCGCAGTGCGGAGTCCATTCGGCTGAATCGGTAATTGAATGGGACTGTTGACCGGAAAAAGTGCATCCGCGGCTGCTTTACCGACGAGGCTCTCTGCATGAAGTCGCCGGAAGCTTGCATCGTTGAATCCGAGAGTCAGCGCCATGCGAGAGAAAAAGAAGAGCGAATGTATGGGCTCCCATGCTATCGGCCTTGTATTGAGGAGCCTGTATTCCACCGGCAGGTCTCGCGGACGCATTTGCGTTATCCACGCGTTGACTCCGTCAGCGTAGGCGCCGATGGCACGAAAGCCGGGTGACGACCGGACGTAAGCGGCATACTTTCTTTCTGCGCCCCACACCAGTCCCAATGCGCGACTTCGCCGGTCGAGCTCGAGTGCCCGCGGCCCGGCCCACTCGGTCAGCCTGCCGGATGCCGCTCTTGTTTGCGCTTCCATCTGAAATAGCCGATCGCGGGCAACGACGAATCCAAGTGCCCGGTAGGCGTCATCTTCAGTTGCCGCAAAGATGTGGGGGACACCCCGGTCGTCGAAGACAACCTCCACTCTTGCCGAGAGCCCCGGTAACCGGGCGTTGTCCACGGGGGCCAGTACCGCGGATGCCGCGGTGGACCAGACTCCGTTGGCCGGATCCAACAGGGGTCCGAGTGGTGGAAGCGGACCGATCGAGCTGAATCCGGCAAAAAGAAGCGCGGCAAGCATTATCGCCGCCGCGCCTTTCCTGATCACGGATTCTTGACGGAGACCGGTGACAGTTTGAGGTGCAGGTTGTGGTTGATTCGAAGCCCTGCTATGCCTTCGGTTGGAAGCCCGGCTTTGCTGACCGACCCTACCTGCTTGCCGTTCACGATGAACTTGACCGCGTCATTCGTAACCTGCGCCGCCAGCGCGTAACTGGCCTTGCCGCCGCCATCGACCTTGGGGATGTCGGAATTGGCCGTCCACTTGACCACATCGCGGGTCTTCTCGCCCTCGCGAACCTTGACCAGCATTTCGCCGGTCCCGCGGACGATGAAATAAGTGTAAGCCTGCGTGGGCTTGTCGAGATCGCGGCCACCAATGAACAGTCCGAACGCCTCGGGATGCGCCGGTTTCTCGAGTAGTTCGACCGTCGTCATCGCGGTGTAGCTGCCCGCACCCACGTCCTTCGCAGCATAGAGAATATGAGCCGGCCCGGTAGTGACCTCGAACATACTC is from Gemmatimonadaceae bacterium and encodes:
- a CDS encoding penicillin acylase family protein — protein: MIRKGAAAIMLAALLFAGFSSIGPLPPLGPLLDPANGVWSTAASAVLAPVDNARLPGLSARVEVVFDDRGVPHIFAATEDDAYRALGFVVARDRLFQMEAQTRAASGRLTEWAGPRALELDRRSRALGLVWGAERKYAAYVRSSPGFRAIGAYADGVNAWITQMRPRDLPVEYRLLNTRPIAWEPIHSLFFFSRMALTLGFNDASFRRLHAESLVGKAAADALFPVNSPIQLPIQPNGLRTARFDTSPIPQPGKGNPAARVVLNARETLAQELGVRHRSESGDAIGSNSWAVSPRRTASGHALLAGDPHLDLSLPSVWYEMHISVPGKLDVAGAGFPGVPGVVIGFNRDVAWTFTNTGSDVDDYYAETVDDTTHPSRYMVDGKWRDIERRLESYRGTDGAVLRIDTLYFTHRGPMTRRLGEWLSMRWTAYDNSRETDVFMRLGHARNAQEWLTAMEDYVAPTQNGLVADRSGSIAIRSSGRYPARPGDGRGDVIRSGSSSANDWTGSIPLSAYPYSINPAQGYLASANQQPVDPLLNQHYMGSNWYSPWRAMRITQLLQEDSSLTPDKMRRYQTDPGSARADVFVPAFLAAAAARADRGGRGNAQIREAASLLAEWNRRYEKTNRRAVLFEAAMDELSRRTWDELIGDTTAGESARKRSLPESQILAVLLQSPRSVWWDDRRTPAVEDRDAVLTASLGAALVTVTRSHGTSDSDGWLWSKIRTANINHLLQIPAFSKLGIPVQGGPSTLSPSGGDGTQGASWRMVVELGPEVRAWSTYPGGQSGAPSSPRYVDRLTKWSTGQLDRVLFPKTAADIDRARVASRLTLVPR
- a CDS encoding YdcF family protein, coding for MYEPRHAVATERMADAAYGAMLGIATWLLLLTMGVPYVFRIAEYDGIGPFAVLGAIAAITRLKRLLWIPVAAMSVVLLVIVYTSVIEGPVRSLVRRDAPVATADAIVVLSAGINDDGLLGAQAVDRLVKGMELVQAGIAPTLVTTRERNVFRGNVITSEADQKRLLAIGGVTNALVTPVINNTREEAVAVARMARERGWRRIVLVTSPAHSRRACATFEKAGVTVSCSPSDSRDVAFLVLGNGEDRVTAFRLWLYETAGTIRYRASGWL